A genomic region of Nostoc sp. UHCC 0702 contains the following coding sequences:
- a CDS encoding tyrosinase family protein: MKKFLITLMLAIFTIMGTLLLPGIAYAQSSQLTQPTPSTPSTPLSKRYRIPKTPTTAVYTRYNIDTPEGKKALQSMEKAFTILRKAGCENPSSWYYQGAVHWVPTLSNFATQNTVCQKYTQAAYDDPQQKAEVEKLIAAWQHCTHLKKDQNPPPHSRVTDQFLLHFLPWHRLYIGYLEKIVRKLSGDQNFAIPYWEYTDPYQTTIAKDFVTSGSSLYTDLRNKDLNQKDGQVGSEKQQEIEKNKKKAYRSTLFNQLSDLDNVGNFTRQINGSPHGEMHTYIGGNVGQAYNPIWQGPSSSGLMTDVITAGFDPIFWVHHSTIDRYWESWTQATKIKATPQDLPLPKELAPLYTFADEKGIEHQFNSSEEIINAVYNVDYKYDQLDPDSQTIKRRLRTVTGIGTSPTVTVVGAKKNGDSLDEFTKITVPLTQPLEAIEALPDTSVRSDSEPAQPNISAKAPLAEGQYVLGVRVSFTKRPIGNYSVYLNLPHTKTVSEIIGDIENYYIGAANFFDAHSGDGGTKTFAFDVTDELNAQWSQLEKGTVEDFDVYFVSDNPSQTNDIKVESLTLRRLA, from the coding sequence ATGAAAAAGTTTCTGATCACTTTGATGTTAGCAATCTTCACAATTATGGGGACATTGCTACTGCCAGGTATTGCTTACGCTCAATCTTCCCAGTTAACGCAGCCAACTCCTTCAACCCCATCCACTCCTTTAAGCAAGCGATATCGGATACCTAAGACTCCAACAACAGCAGTCTATACTCGGTATAATATCGATACTCCCGAAGGAAAAAAGGCTCTCCAGTCGATGGAAAAAGCCTTCACAATCCTGCGAAAAGCTGGATGTGAAAATCCTTCTAGCTGGTATTATCAAGGAGCTGTCCATTGGGTTCCAACTTTGAGTAATTTTGCAACCCAAAACACCGTATGTCAGAAATATACGCAAGCTGCATACGATGATCCACAGCAGAAAGCTGAGGTAGAAAAGCTGATAGCTGCATGGCAGCACTGCACCCATTTAAAAAAAGATCAAAATCCGCCTCCGCATTCGCGAGTAACTGATCAATTTCTCCTGCACTTCTTACCTTGGCATCGACTCTACATTGGTTACTTGGAAAAAATTGTTCGCAAACTCTCTGGTGATCAGAATTTTGCAATTCCGTATTGGGAATACACTGATCCCTACCAGACTACAATAGCGAAAGATTTCGTCACATCAGGTAGTTCTCTTTATACAGATTTGAGGAATAAAGACCTGAATCAGAAAGATGGACAAGTGGGCAGCGAAAAACAACAAGAGATAGAAAAGAACAAAAAAAAGGCATACAGATCTACATTATTTAATCAACTCTCTGACCTAGACAACGTCGGCAATTTTACTAGGCAAATTAACGGTTCGCCTCACGGTGAGATGCACACTTACATTGGTGGTAATGTTGGTCAAGCATATAATCCTATCTGGCAAGGCCCTAGCAGTAGCGGACTGATGACAGATGTGATAACTGCTGGATTCGATCCGATCTTTTGGGTACATCACTCTACTATCGACCGTTACTGGGAATCTTGGACACAAGCAACAAAAATCAAAGCTACGCCCCAGGATCTACCTCTACCCAAAGAGCTAGCACCACTGTATACTTTTGCTGATGAAAAAGGGATTGAACATCAATTCAACAGTTCCGAAGAAATTATTAATGCAGTCTACAATGTGGACTACAAATACGATCAACTCGATCCCGATAGCCAAACAATTAAGCGACGACTGAGAACGGTGACAGGCATCGGAACCTCCCCAACTGTGACTGTTGTAGGTGCTAAGAAGAATGGTGACAGCTTGGATGAATTTACAAAAATCACTGTGCCATTAACCCAGCCACTAGAAGCGATTGAAGCGCTTCCAGATACTTCTGTGAGGTCTGATAGTGAACCGGCTCAACCAAATATCTCTGCAAAAGCTCCTTTAGCAGAGGGGCAATATGTGCTGGGGGTTAGAGTCTCTTTCACCAAACGCCCAATTGGTAACTATAGTGTTTACTTGAACTTACCTCATACCAAGACGGTGAGTGAAATAATTGGTGACATCGAGAATTACTATATCGGTGCTGCCAACTTCTTTGATGCACACTCTGGAGATGGAGGAACCAAAACCTTTGCTTTTGATGTTACTGATGAACTCAATGCACAATGGTCTCAACTTGAAAAGGGTACAGTCGAAGATTTTGATGTGTATTTCGTCTCAGACAATCCTTCTCAAACAAACGATATCAAAGTTGAAAGCTTGACATTACGCAGGCTAGCGTAA
- a CDS encoding cyclomaltodextrin glucanotransferase, with protein MVKTPPSQFSPDQYKVDSPQAEVEAIIQAPPTDTEINLEFLYTRDIEFRQETIYFLVVDRFYDGDPDNSEGANSELYDPNRQDWGKYWGGDLQGVIDKLDYLKNMGVTAIWLTPLFEQVEELFVGNAAIHGYWTKDFKRINPRFIAKGEDPSLNNTQEAKNTTFDRLIAELHKRNMKLVLDIVCNHSTPDTSGSKGELYDDGVKIADFNDDVNNWYHHYGEVQNWEDEWQVQNCELAGLATFNENNSEYREYIKSAIKQWLDRGVDALRVDTVKHMPIWFWQEFTGDISNHKPDVFIFGEWIYSNPGDDRSVEFANNSGMTLLDFGLCVAIRAALAQGSENGFQTIQYIFDEDYRYSGATELITFIDNHDMCRFQSLNPDPAMLKVAIALIMTCRGIPCIYYGTEQYLHDDTDGGNDPYNRPMMESWDNDTEIYRYIRLLSGLRRLNPAVSMGSHWVKYLTPDVYCYVRRYRDSLCFVALNRGGEVTLPEVETELPDGEHTCVVTRNKYEVKDGKIYDLVLEERGVIVFSHVGERIKGQTIVRAQLNGVQTQPGEIIVVTGNCPELGNWDISKAYPLEYINTNTWFAEIPFNESAGKLISYKYAMWREGRSPLRENTASRRWVIAKEGTVKWRDTWASGRES; from the coding sequence ATGGTAAAGACTCCTCCATCCCAGTTCTCACCAGACCAATACAAAGTAGATTCTCCCCAAGCAGAAGTAGAAGCCATTATACAAGCACCACCAACAGATACGGAGATTAATCTAGAGTTCCTTTACACCAGAGATATTGAATTTCGCCAGGAAACTATTTACTTTCTCGTCGTCGATCGCTTTTATGACGGCGACCCGGATAATAGTGAAGGTGCTAACTCAGAACTGTACGATCCCAACAGACAAGATTGGGGTAAGTATTGGGGTGGCGACTTGCAAGGTGTCATCGATAAATTAGACTATCTGAAAAACATGGGAGTAACTGCCATTTGGTTGACTCCTTTATTTGAGCAGGTTGAAGAGTTATTTGTTGGTAATGCAGCCATACATGGCTATTGGACAAAAGATTTTAAACGTATAAATCCTCGCTTTATAGCTAAGGGAGAAGACCCTTCTTTAAACAATACTCAAGAAGCAAAAAATACAACTTTTGATCGGTTAATTGCAGAACTGCACAAGCGCAATATGAAGCTGGTGCTGGATATTGTCTGTAACCATAGCACCCCTGATACCAGCGGTAGTAAGGGCGAATTGTATGATGATGGTGTGAAAATTGCTGATTTTAACGATGATGTCAATAACTGGTATCACCATTATGGTGAAGTACAAAATTGGGAAGATGAATGGCAAGTACAGAACTGTGAACTAGCTGGTCTAGCAACCTTCAATGAAAACAATAGTGAATATCGTGAGTATATCAAGTCAGCAATTAAACAATGGTTAGACCGGGGTGTAGATGCACTGCGGGTGGATACTGTCAAGCATATGCCGATTTGGTTTTGGCAAGAATTCACCGGGGATATCAGCAATCACAAACCAGATGTGTTTATTTTTGGTGAATGGATTTACAGTAATCCTGGTGACGATCGCTCGGTAGAATTTGCTAACAATTCGGGTATGACACTGCTAGACTTTGGGCTGTGTGTGGCAATTAGAGCCGCATTAGCGCAAGGTTCAGAAAACGGATTCCAGACAATTCAATACATTTTTGATGAAGATTATCGCTACAGCGGCGCAACAGAGTTAATTACCTTCATCGATAACCATGATATGTGCCGCTTTCAATCGCTGAACCCCGATCCAGCGATGTTGAAAGTGGCGATCGCTCTGATTATGACCTGTCGCGGCATTCCCTGCATTTATTACGGTACAGAACAATATCTCCACGACGACACCGATGGCGGTAATGATCCATACAACCGCCCGATGATGGAAAGCTGGGATAATGATACAGAAATTTATCGCTATATCAGGTTGTTGTCTGGTTTACGGCGGCTGAATCCCGCTGTTTCAATGGGTAGTCATTGGGTAAAATACTTAACACCTGATGTTTACTGTTACGTGCGCCGCTATCGTGACTCTTTGTGTTTCGTCGCACTCAACCGTGGTGGCGAGGTGACTCTCCCAGAAGTAGAAACAGAACTCCCTGATGGTGAGCATACCTGTGTAGTGACTCGCAACAAGTATGAAGTCAAAGATGGCAAGATTTATGACTTGGTACTCGAAGAACGAGGTGTGATTGTTTTCAGCCACGTTGGAGAACGGATTAAAGGGCAAACCATTGTACGCGCCCAACTCAACGGCGTGCAGACTCAACCTGGTGAAATCATCGTCGTCACAGGAAATTGTCCAGAGTTGGGTAACTGGGATATTAGCAAGGCGTATCCTTTAGAGTACATCAACACTAATACCTGGTTTGCAGAGATTCCCTTTAATGAAAGTGCTGGGAAGCTGATCAGTTACAAATATGCAATGTGGCGCGAAGGGCGATCGCCCCTGCGTGAAAACACTGCGTCACGCCGTTGGGTGATTGCTAAAGAAGGCACTGTCAAATGGCGTGATACTTGGGCTTCGGGACGAGAGTCGTAG